From a region of the Pleuronectes platessa chromosome 22, fPlePla1.1, whole genome shotgun sequence genome:
- the LOC128429010 gene encoding proline-rich protein 5: protein MEREGSLRRSLHSKLKLGSSSSSSLTDLSQAKTPAGGGGEKGGTAGGLAEESSKDKGTQQRRAGANATWNSIHNAVISVFQRKDLGENELYTLNEGVRQLLRTELGSFFTEYLQNQLLTKGMVILRDKIRFYEGQKLLDSLADTWDFFFCDVLSMLQAIFYPVQGKEPSVRQLALLHFRDIITLNLKLDEALARPKARVPPSIIQMLLILQSVHESKGVTDDYLRLESLIQKVVSPYLGTNGLYSRDGSYNPHCSSCLLEKRSWSSKPGNSPAAKNPVVRSKSYNVTMLTPVVEYDVDASIGGGAGIRRHSVSEMTSCVEENSSVGESASNTNSNTSTPSLARRSLASAELVSDTVTSSQDPQSRVTDSPTSLHLQPQHHSPGILPEPFPSKDTHSSGSLEWDSPSSSRALAHDTSSGPSPSSSPEIMADHIQESLESEPEQDGIFLDFSRRCSGGSTHSKDSGRQSVA, encoded by the exons ATGGAACGAGAAGGCTCATTGAGGAG GAGTCTCCACAGCAAACTGAAGTTGGGCAGCAGCTCTTCCTCCAGCCTGACGGACCTCTCGCAGGCGAAGACCCCAGCGGGGGGAGGTGGTGAGAAGGGAGGAACGGCCGGTGGGCTGGCAGAGGAAAGCAGCAAGGACAAGGGGACGCAGCAGAGGAGGGCCGGGGCCAACGCCACCTGGAACAG CATCCACAATGCAGTGATCTCAGTTTTCCAGAGGAAAGATCTGGGAGAGAATGAGCTCTATACTTTGAATGAAGGTGTCAG gcagctgctgaggacagagctgggctccttcttcacggagtaCCTTCAGAACCAGCTGCTCACTAAAGGCATGGTCATACTGAGAGACAAGATCCGATTCTATgaag GTCAGAAGTTGTTGGACTCTCTGGCTGACACGTGggacttcttcttctgtgatgTTCTGTCCATGCTGCAGGCCATCTTCTATCctgtgcag gGAAAAGAACCATCGGTCCGTCAGTTGGCTCTGCTCCACTTCAGGGACATCATCACCCTAAACCTGAAACTGGACGAGGCTCTCGCTCGACCCAAAGCCAGAGTTCCTCCCTCTATCATACAGATGCTGCTAATACTACAg AGTGTCCATGAGTCTAAAGGTGTGACAGACGACTACCTGCGTCTGGAGTCCCTCATCCAGAAAGTGGTCTCTCCCTACCTCGGCACCAATGGCTTATATTCCAGAGATGGATCCTACAACCCACACTGCTCCTCCTGCCTATtag AAAAGCGTTCCTGGTCCTCCAAACCAGGCAACTCCCCTGCTGCCAAAAACCCAGTGGTGCGGTCTAAGAGCTACAACGTTACCATGCTGACCCCTGTGGTAGAATACGATGTGGATGCCTCCATTGGAGGCGGCGCAGGTATCAGGCGACACTCCGTCTCTGAGATGACTTCCTGTGTGGAGGAGAACAGCTCCGTGGGCGAATCCGCCTCCAACACCAACAGCAACACCAGCACACCCAGCCTCGCCAGACGCTCCCTGGCTTCAGCAGAACTGGTTTCAG ATACTGTGACCTCCAGCCAGGACCCACAGTCCAGAGTCACTGACAGTCCCACGAGTCTTCACCTTCAGCCTCAGCATCACTCCCCAGGCATCCTTCCTGAGCCCTTCCCgtctaaagacacacacagcagtggatCGCTGGAGTGGGACTCCCCCTCGTCCTCCAGAGCGCTCGCTCACGACACGAGCTCCGGCCCCAGTCCATCCTCCAGTCCAGAGATCATGGCGGACCACATCCAGGAGTCTTTGGAATCAGAGCCCGAGCAGGACGGCATCTTTCTTGACTTCTCGCGGCGTTGTTCTGGAGGGTCGACGCACAGCAAGGACAGCGGCAGGCAGAGTGTggcgtga